In bacterium, one genomic interval encodes:
- a CDS encoding T9SS type A sorting domain-containing protein, translating into MTIRGTLLAGLLAVTFALPALAASVGAVALQSGRTCSLSERWPVGDPIRVCAILVEFQEDSIEGTTGTGRIGTGFDSSLVIDPLPHDREYFRDHLRFLRHYYETVSRGGVVFDTTMMDVFPLIEGSAYRLDYPMWHYNYNSDAELLNRRLVELFIESCAKASEDPELDFTRYNAILVFHAGVGKDFNLGYDPTPFDIPSAYISARDVQSYSGSIQIPGGVERGLILPEGENQREALDYDVELSLNGIMVKLFGNWLGLPDLFDTRTGHSGVGRWGMMDQGSGNMSALVPSLPTAWSRVYMEWQAAAVHLPSGRGDTLHVARFGRGGDVAQIVKIPVTAREYYVIENRDADADSVKCVTLWDRDSLHVMHVYYEERTQAREGFLLSRDRRIEYQPGFGVAVGASHYDFGIPGSGLLIWHIDEDVIVRGLDDNTVNADPDHRGVDLVEADGAQDIGREYGFASAGSGTELGIQEDAWYLNNSQHRAANRGANYELFADYSFPAARIYDGSYTRLRLSNFSAVDSVMSFVCRMEGVADGFPVQVPDLSEWTVADLDGDSLREIYFILRDSLYQISHQGVLSVVASLPAGVGLSSTDPVDVDGDGRDEILLEGAYIGLVDWSGTDPRVRWEITSEWSSRAFPAQSDSADGRGLLVWRTRSNYVATLYDAELVRLSERDLPFLADDSVAVFNLESFPAHRFVFVTDGLAVCYSVGDTTMDSLWSIADERLSHSILVVVRPDTTAVFFDGMGYVNAATGTSLCEHPSCGPPGIDWDGNGIPDGGGWLGRNAVEREDAPRIGAPLTWTLDLNASGDPDIMGLDAPVFDSTSESSLYTRVIAVSHNGGAFRGFPWAVSGVESSHTPFEWTNDRSLYVMRLTSVGDDLYFSPIRLLDAHGDSRFHYTESRAIINVPLFNPRVTTRADWLYCWPNPTSDISHFRITVGYIARAEIKVFDLAGRLIARLSHQSAIPEPFEVMWDVGGVESGVYVGRVRVSGSGG; encoded by the coding sequence GTGACGATCCGAGGAACTCTACTCGCCGGCTTACTTGCCGTTACGTTTGCTCTTCCGGCGCTCGCCGCGTCCGTGGGCGCGGTGGCGTTGCAGAGTGGGCGAACGTGTTCACTCTCCGAGCGATGGCCGGTCGGCGATCCGATTCGCGTCTGTGCCATTCTCGTGGAGTTCCAGGAAGATAGTATTGAAGGCACGACGGGCACGGGCCGCATAGGCACGGGATTCGATTCCTCTCTCGTAATTGATCCGCTTCCGCACGACCGCGAATACTTTCGCGATCATCTGCGCTTCCTCCGACACTACTACGAGACGGTTTCGCGGGGCGGAGTCGTCTTCGATACGACGATGATGGATGTATTCCCGCTAATTGAAGGCTCCGCCTACCGGCTCGATTATCCGATGTGGCATTACAACTACAACTCGGATGCGGAGCTGCTTAACCGCCGGCTGGTCGAACTGTTCATAGAGTCATGCGCCAAAGCATCGGAAGATCCCGAATTGGATTTCACTCGCTACAACGCCATTCTGGTATTTCATGCGGGAGTCGGCAAGGACTTCAATCTTGGTTATGACCCTACGCCGTTCGACATTCCCTCGGCCTACATCTCAGCGCGGGATGTCCAGAGCTATTCGGGCAGCATTCAGATTCCAGGCGGAGTCGAGCGGGGGCTGATTCTTCCGGAGGGGGAAAACCAGCGGGAAGCGCTTGATTATGACGTGGAACTCTCGCTTAATGGCATTATGGTGAAGCTGTTTGGCAACTGGCTCGGTCTGCCCGATTTGTTTGACACGCGAACCGGACACAGCGGAGTCGGGCGATGGGGAATGATGGATCAGGGATCGGGTAATATGTCGGCGTTGGTCCCGTCGCTTCCTACGGCCTGGTCTCGTGTGTACATGGAATGGCAAGCGGCTGCGGTTCATCTTCCGTCGGGACGTGGCGATACGCTTCATGTGGCTCGCTTCGGCCGGGGGGGAGATGTTGCTCAAATCGTGAAGATTCCCGTCACAGCTCGTGAGTACTACGTAATCGAGAATCGCGATGCCGACGCGGATTCCGTCAAGTGTGTTACGCTGTGGGATCGCGACAGCCTGCATGTGATGCATGTCTACTACGAGGAACGTACGCAGGCACGGGAAGGATTCCTGCTGTCGCGGGACCGCCGCATTGAGTATCAACCGGGATTCGGAGTTGCCGTGGGAGCGAGTCACTATGATTTCGGAATTCCCGGCAGTGGACTTCTCATCTGGCACATTGATGAGGACGTCATCGTGCGGGGACTCGATGACAACACCGTCAATGCCGACCCCGATCATCGAGGAGTGGATCTTGTCGAGGCGGATGGCGCACAGGACATCGGACGCGAGTACGGCTTCGCGTCGGCGGGGTCCGGAACCGAACTCGGCATTCAGGAAGACGCATGGTACTTGAATAATTCGCAACACCGTGCCGCCAACCGTGGCGCGAATTACGAGTTGTTTGCGGATTACTCCTTCCCCGCCGCCCGTATTTATGACGGGTCGTACACGCGATTGCGTCTCTCCAATTTCTCGGCGGTGGACAGCGTCATGAGTTTTGTCTGCCGGATGGAAGGTGTGGCCGACGGCTTTCCGGTGCAAGTACCCGATCTTTCAGAATGGACGGTGGCAGACCTCGACGGCGACAGCCTCCGCGAGATCTACTTCATTCTCCGCGATTCACTGTATCAGATTTCTCATCAGGGTGTGCTATCCGTTGTGGCTTCGCTCCCCGCTGGAGTCGGTCTCTCTTCAACCGATCCGGTGGATGTTGACGGAGACGGTCGCGACGAGATCCTCCTGGAAGGAGCATACATCGGCTTGGTGGACTGGTCGGGAACCGATCCCCGCGTGCGGTGGGAGATCACTTCCGAATGGTCGTCGCGGGCATTTCCGGCGCAATCCGATAGCGCCGATGGCCGCGGACTATTGGTCTGGCGAACCCGCTCAAACTATGTTGCGACTTTATACGACGCGGAATTGGTCCGGTTGAGCGAACGTGATCTGCCTTTCCTTGCTGATGACAGTGTTGCGGTCTTCAATCTGGAGAGCTTTCCGGCTCATCGGTTTGTCTTCGTGACGGACGGTCTGGCCGTATGCTATTCGGTAGGCGATACAACGATGGACTCGCTCTGGTCCATCGCGGACGAGCGACTGTCGCACTCGATACTCGTTGTCGTCCGACCGGATACAACCGCCGTGTTCTTCGATGGAATGGGATATGTCAATGCCGCGACGGGAACGTCCCTCTGCGAGCATCCGAGTTGCGGTCCGCCCGGTATAGATTGGGACGGCAACGGGATACCCGACGGGGGAGGCTGGTTGGGCCGCAACGCCGTAGAGCGCGAAGATGCGCCGAGGATTGGCGCTCCACTGACGTGGACGCTGGATCTAAATGCCAGTGGAGATCCGGATATTATGGGTCTGGACGCTCCCGTTTTCGATTCAACGAGTGAATCCTCGCTATATACGCGAGTCATTGCCGTATCGCACAACGGAGGCGCGTTCAGGGGATTCCCATGGGCGGTTTCCGGCGTGGAATCGAGTCATACTCCGTTCGAATGGACGAACGACCGCAGTTTGTACGTAATGCGACTCACATCCGTGGGAGATGATTTGTATTTTTCGCCGATCCGTTTGCTTGACGCGCACGGCGACAGTCGCTTCCATTATACGGAATCCCGTGCGATCATTAATGTTCCCTTGTTCAATCCCCGCGTGACCACGCGCGCCGATTGGCTGTACTGCTGGCCCAACCCCACGTCCGACATAAGTCATTTTCGGATTACCGTGGGCTACATCGCTCGCGCGGAGATCAAGGTGTTCGACCTGGCGGGCCGCTTGATCGCCAGACTAAGCCATCAGTCGGCGATTCCCGAACCGTTCGAGGTGATGTGGGACGTGGGCGGAGTCGAGAGCGGCGTGTACGTGGGACGCGTCCGCGTCAGCGGTTCCGGCGGTG
- a CDS encoding PorV/PorQ family protein: MKRAVTGLLILGALLCTAVVQAASVSQATLLFLKIAPGARPAGMGEAFVAISDDASATWWNPAGLGFQHGQEFTMMYVRWLPQFNLSDLYYAYMSATHEVPEWGTFGGNLIFLNLGETQRTDEQGRNEGTFSSYEIALTGTYGAEINPHLAMGVGLKLAYSHLSDQGAGEEKGSGTATAIAADVGILHRAAFLRGLSLGANLSNMGPKVAYIDRAQADPLPTNLKMGFAYKIIDQEYNQLTIASDVNKELVKRDDKGRSDEFYEALFTAWSDGDLVKSLIWNVGVEYWYSTLVGLRAGYWNDDLGKVFPYTFGVSLRYSSYRFDFSYLTAGTNHPLTDTMRYSLSVDL; the protein is encoded by the coding sequence ATGAAGCGAGCGGTGACAGGCCTGCTGATTCTGGGAGCCTTGCTGTGCACTGCCGTTGTGCAGGCTGCCAGCGTCAGCCAGGCGACGCTTCTGTTCTTGAAAATCGCACCCGGGGCGCGACCGGCCGGAATGGGAGAGGCGTTTGTCGCCATTTCCGACGACGCCAGCGCAACCTGGTGGAATCCTGCTGGCTTGGGATTTCAGCATGGACAGGAGTTCACTATGATGTACGTCCGCTGGCTCCCGCAGTTCAATCTGTCCGATCTGTACTATGCCTACATGAGCGCGACGCATGAAGTCCCCGAATGGGGAACCTTCGGCGGCAACCTCATCTTCCTCAATTTAGGCGAGACGCAGCGCACCGATGAACAAGGTCGCAATGAAGGCACCTTCTCATCCTATGAAATCGCCCTGACCGGAACCTATGGCGCGGAAATCAATCCGCATCTTGCAATGGGTGTCGGACTCAAACTTGCCTACAGCCACTTATCGGATCAAGGAGCCGGTGAGGAAAAGGGAAGCGGAACGGCTACGGCAATTGCCGCCGACGTCGGGATCCTCCATCGGGCAGCCTTCCTAAGGGGATTGTCACTGGGTGCGAACCTGTCCAACATGGGGCCGAAAGTCGCCTACATTGACCGGGCGCAGGCCGATCCGTTGCCTACCAATCTCAAGATGGGATTTGCCTACAAGATCATTGATCAGGAATACAACCAGCTCACTATCGCCTCCGACGTGAACAAGGAGCTCGTGAAACGCGACGACAAAGGGCGTTCCGATGAATTCTATGAAGCGCTCTTCACGGCCTGGAGCGACGGCGACCTCGTCAAGTCGCTGATCTGGAACGTCGGAGTCGAGTATTGGTACTCGACCCTCGTGGGTTTGCGCGCCGGATACTGGAATGATGATCTCGGAAAGGTCTTCCCCTATACCTTTGGGGTTTCGCTCCGGTACAGCAGCTACCGTTTCGATTTCAGCTATCTGACGGCCGGAACCAATCACCCGTTGACCGACACGATGCGGTATTCTTTGTCGGTGGATCTGTAG
- the porU gene encoding type IX secretion system sortase PorU: MRVIIAITLAGVFLTSWTFAGVHVARSDSRECTWTYAPGDPAFQVPDTVNPYGILTGWDDADYWIAEKFVQPVRAFYVVVPPGTTPHLRIGAVRTRNTDGGLPGTPVLVGDAAKQVGHSWAILERTEEWKGFRLAQVVVFLQIGDARRSQILESADLSVLFEGTPTSTAPVGREGDILSAIAVNGLTASTWWQPYPRQTAFDDYFSWPTFALYRLAVTETGIYQVTGSSLAGAGLVGQPAAKIKLFGNGGRLLPTSPDTPVDEELKENAIHMEDVDGDGVFDAEDRILFFGRGLKGADYCDETYLNALAHHSPFSTENVYFVGVDPMGSDGLRMPPITAAGGGTPINRTRVREYVDQDIFIRAPGDYRESGLIWFMASFGAQQERTFSLNLPGALGTAGTLRLDFDSREYVGQNFNVYVGSTLVDSAHYTTAPYSVPIPAGVLQPGANIVRMQNLTLPSSAATVYVNYVEIEFDRDLTANNGMLEFFAPRTLTGQFRYVISGLNENALILDVSNPLQPRRAIGSTLVDSSYMSVPRRYFASNPDRIRNPVFRGAKTLPDLDYSQLRDPLNGAGIILLTYDEWYDALDSLKQFHESYREEPLSAVRVRLGDVFDEFGWGVRDPVAIRNFLKYAYFNWHGSDGTDTVKYVLFVGDGDYDYRNIESSADANWMPPWESNSNSTDDFFTLFSNSSQLPWLLAGRWPSQSRAEVETAVSKTIAYATHPLYGPWKNTASFAADDENKVTCWTSGSETQHTQQAENLINDVLPEYFTFNKLYEIFYPMKHTPVGPVKPDATRDLIEAINRGTLIINYAGHGNERIWSDEQLFVMERDRNLLNNYRMWPLFLAATCSWGAFDKPLVRCFPEELLADPRDGAVACVAATRFTYIAPNNTFTIAFYSELFRQGLASRQSFGHALLVGKATRVSNVNLYHLFGDPVLRLATPEYFAQVTVADDSLRALSLFTLSGEVSRSSGGPVWSDFQGVVEVRVFDTEDSLAYYWCDNTNLPPYYVGLPGNAIFRGRATVQNGRFDSVTFRVPRDVRYGGNNAKISLYFFGKADSESDSADGIGIREHIPIAAQASSETDTIAPEIRVWLETASFRPGDLVSATPKLHVAITDASGVNLSGEVGHKITVRIDDAQTEDLTPFFNYELDSHRSGSLDKIIGPLAEGEHRLTVEAWDSFNNLNQTTLTFTVGAAGEAGYAIRDVYNWPNPMNDVTYFTYYLTQENTRRVRLRLFTLSGKLVYEMDGLGTAGPAFNSNSDRPWDGRDREGHLLANGVYFYKIKAEHAGGYSAESTGKLVILR, encoded by the coding sequence ATGAGAGTTATAATAGCCATCACTCTGGCGGGGGTCTTTCTGACATCTTGGACGTTCGCGGGTGTGCACGTTGCCCGCTCCGATAGCCGTGAGTGCACTTGGACGTATGCTCCGGGCGATCCGGCATTTCAGGTTCCCGATACGGTCAATCCGTACGGTATCCTGACCGGATGGGACGACGCGGACTATTGGATTGCCGAGAAGTTCGTTCAGCCGGTTCGGGCATTCTACGTCGTGGTGCCTCCCGGAACCACTCCGCATCTCCGTATTGGCGCGGTTCGAACAAGGAATACCGACGGCGGTCTGCCGGGTACTCCCGTTCTGGTCGGGGATGCGGCGAAACAGGTAGGACACTCCTGGGCGATACTTGAGCGTACTGAGGAGTGGAAGGGCTTCCGCCTTGCCCAAGTGGTGGTTTTTCTGCAGATTGGTGACGCTCGCCGCTCACAGATTCTCGAGTCCGCCGATCTGTCCGTACTCTTTGAGGGCACGCCGACGTCAACCGCGCCGGTGGGACGCGAAGGGGATATTCTGTCGGCGATTGCCGTGAACGGCTTGACTGCCTCGACGTGGTGGCAGCCGTATCCGCGCCAAACAGCGTTTGATGATTACTTCTCCTGGCCTACTTTCGCCCTCTATCGTCTGGCGGTGACGGAGACGGGTATCTATCAGGTTACCGGTTCTTCCTTGGCGGGTGCGGGTCTGGTGGGTCAGCCGGCGGCGAAGATCAAGCTTTTTGGTAACGGCGGCCGGTTGCTTCCGACGTCGCCCGATACTCCCGTGGATGAGGAATTGAAGGAAAACGCGATCCATATGGAAGACGTGGACGGCGACGGCGTATTCGACGCCGAAGACCGCATTCTCTTTTTCGGACGCGGACTGAAGGGCGCGGACTACTGTGATGAAACGTACCTGAACGCGCTGGCACATCATAGTCCGTTCTCCACCGAGAACGTCTATTTCGTCGGCGTGGATCCGATGGGTTCCGACGGCCTCCGAATGCCGCCGATCACCGCGGCCGGCGGCGGCACGCCAATCAATCGAACCCGGGTACGCGAATACGTTGATCAGGATATCTTTATCCGGGCGCCGGGTGATTACCGGGAATCCGGTCTCATTTGGTTCATGGCGTCGTTTGGCGCGCAGCAGGAACGGACCTTTTCCCTGAATCTGCCGGGCGCCCTTGGCACTGCCGGCACCCTCCGTCTCGATTTCGATTCACGGGAATACGTCGGCCAGAACTTCAACGTCTATGTCGGCAGCACTCTGGTGGACAGCGCTCACTATACGACCGCGCCCTATAGCGTTCCGATCCCTGCCGGAGTTCTGCAGCCCGGAGCCAATATCGTCCGGATGCAGAATCTGACCCTTCCTTCCAGCGCCGCCACCGTCTACGTCAACTATGTCGAGATCGAGTTCGACCGGGATCTGACGGCCAATAACGGCATGCTGGAATTCTTCGCGCCGCGAACTCTGACCGGACAATTCCGCTATGTGATCAGCGGCTTGAACGAAAATGCTCTCATTCTCGATGTCAGCAATCCCCTTCAACCTCGCCGCGCCATTGGAAGTACTCTGGTTGATTCTTCCTATATGAGTGTACCGCGTCGTTACTTCGCGTCGAATCCGGATCGCATTCGCAATCCCGTCTTTCGGGGAGCGAAAACTCTGCCGGACTTGGATTATTCCCAACTGCGCGATCCGCTGAACGGGGCCGGCATCATTCTGCTTACCTACGACGAGTGGTACGATGCTCTTGATTCCCTAAAGCAGTTCCATGAATCCTATCGTGAGGAGCCTCTGTCCGCCGTCCGTGTTCGTCTGGGCGACGTCTTCGATGAGTTCGGCTGGGGCGTCCGCGATCCGGTGGCGATCCGCAATTTCCTGAAGTACGCCTATTTCAATTGGCACGGCTCGGACGGAACCGACACCGTGAAATACGTGTTGTTCGTGGGGGACGGCGACTATGACTACCGAAACATCGAGTCCAGTGCTGACGCCAACTGGATGCCGCCGTGGGAATCGAACTCGAACAGCACCGACGACTTCTTCACTCTGTTCAGCAACAGTTCTCAATTGCCGTGGCTGTTGGCGGGACGCTGGCCTTCCCAGAGCCGGGCAGAGGTCGAAACCGCAGTCTCGAAGACCATCGCCTATGCCACCCACCCGCTCTACGGTCCGTGGAAGAATACGGCGAGTTTTGCCGCTGATGATGAGAATAAAGTCACCTGCTGGACGTCCGGCAGCGAGACTCAGCACACGCAACAGGCTGAAAATCTCATTAACGACGTGCTGCCTGAGTACTTCACATTCAACAAACTATATGAGATATTCTATCCGATGAAGCATACGCCCGTCGGTCCGGTCAAACCGGACGCGACGCGGGATCTGATTGAAGCTATCAACCGCGGGACTCTGATCATTAACTACGCGGGTCATGGTAACGAGCGGATTTGGTCCGATGAACAGCTGTTTGTCATGGAACGTGACCGCAATCTGCTCAACAACTATCGGATGTGGCCGTTGTTCTTGGCCGCAACCTGCTCGTGGGGCGCTTTCGACAAACCGCTCGTCCGCTGCTTTCCGGAAGAGCTGCTGGCCGATCCCCGAGACGGCGCGGTGGCCTGTGTCGCGGCAACGCGATTCACGTACATCGCACCCAACAATACGTTTACCATTGCCTTCTACAGCGAGCTGTTCCGCCAAGGTCTGGCCTCGCGCCAGAGCTTCGGCCATGCCCTGCTGGTCGGAAAGGCAACCCGCGTAAGCAATGTGAATCTCTACCATTTATTTGGCGATCCGGTGCTCCGGCTTGCTACCCCCGAGTACTTCGCCCAGGTCACCGTCGCCGACGATTCTCTGCGCGCTTTGTCCTTGTTTACCTTAAGTGGGGAGGTGTCCCGATCCTCCGGCGGACCCGTATGGTCGGATTTCCAGGGCGTGGTGGAAGTCCGAGTATTCGATACCGAGGACTCACTTGCCTACTACTGGTGCGACAACACCAATCTTCCACCATACTACGTCGGGCTTCCCGGCAACGCCATCTTCCGTGGTCGGGCGACGGTTCAAAATGGCAGATTTGACTCAGTGACCTTCCGGGTTCCCCGCGATGTTCGCTATGGTGGAAATAACGCCAAGATCAGTCTCTACTTTTTCGGCAAGGCCGACAGCGAATCCGACTCGGCCGATGGCATCGGTATCCGCGAGCATATTCCGATTGCCGCTCAAGCCTCGTCGGAAACCGACACGATTGCCCCTGAGATCCGCGTGTGGCTGGAGACGGCTTCCTTCCGCCCGGGAGACTTGGTCAGCGCGACGCCCAAACTTCATGTTGCCATTACGGATGCCTCGGGCGTCAATCTTTCAGGCGAAGTCGGGCACAAGATCACGGTTCGGATTGACGATGCGCAAACCGAGGACCTGACGCCGTTCTTCAACTACGAACTCGACAGCCACAGGTCGGGAAGCCTCGATAAAATAATTGGCCCGCTCGCCGAAGGTGAACATCGCCTGACCGTCGAAGCCTGGGACTCGTTCAACAACCTGAACCAAACCACGCTCACCTTCACCGTGGGAGCGGCCGGTGAGGCCGGATATGCCATCCGTGACGTCTACAACTGGCCGAATCCGATGAATGACGTCACCTATTTCACGTACTATCTGACACAGGAAAATACACGCCGCGTGCGTCTGCGCCTCTTCACGCTCTCGGGAAAACTGGTCTATGAGATGGACGGACTGGGGACGGCCGGTCCCGCTTTCAACAGCAATTCCGATCGCCCGTGGGACGGCCGCGATCGCGAGGGGCATCTCCTCGCCAACGGCGTTTATTTCTACAAGATCAAAGCGGAGCATGCGGGTGGCTATTCCGCCGAGAGTACCGGCAAGCTCGTGATTCTGCGCTGA
- a CDS encoding HD domain-containing protein has translation MDNNDHDLLIIEDDPSVLQLLRETLADEGFTLRTAETVAAARAELTVHSFRVVLSDHNLPDGCGVDLLAEMQGSGRRIVSILMTGLPDLNVAVEAINRGNVYKFVTKPLDLAALVSTIRRALEHYESLCEHDHLRKDVLDYNRRLKLAATEMERSLQAARDRIRSEELTVEKQKACIETLSAELQNAYLDMVTSLTAAVEAKDPYTKGHSDRVFYYCSLMADVLGLSDEARHDLRFASVLHDLGKIGVPDQILNKPGPLLPDEHRIMASHIFLTDNILKSLPFLTQIRRIVREHHERFNGSGYPNGLRGTQISLEGRILAVADAFDAMRSHRAYRKAMSTSEAAQELRSGSGTQFCPLCVGAFILSLENRGDFPAEGQANEDEAPTSEEYLVLRNASDPVHINTLFG, from the coding sequence ATGGACAATAACGATCACGATCTGCTAATCATCGAGGACGATCCATCGGTTCTGCAGCTTCTCCGCGAGACGTTGGCCGATGAAGGCTTCACGTTGCGGACGGCAGAAACGGTTGCCGCGGCACGGGCCGAATTGACCGTTCACTCCTTCCGAGTCGTGTTGTCGGATCACAACCTGCCCGACGGTTGCGGTGTGGATCTGCTGGCGGAGATGCAGGGCTCCGGACGACGCATCGTGTCCATTCTCATGACCGGTCTCCCCGACTTGAACGTGGCCGTTGAAGCGATCAATCGAGGGAACGTATATAAGTTTGTCACGAAACCTCTGGATCTGGCGGCATTGGTCTCTACGATTCGCCGCGCGCTGGAGCACTATGAATCGCTCTGCGAACATGACCATCTGCGCAAGGACGTTCTCGACTACAATCGCCGCCTGAAGCTTGCCGCCACCGAGATGGAACGTTCGCTGCAGGCTGCCCGGGACCGCATCCGCAGCGAGGAACTGACCGTCGAGAAGCAAAAGGCCTGCATCGAAACGCTGTCGGCCGAATTACAGAATGCCTACTTGGACATGGTAACCTCCCTGACGGCGGCGGTTGAGGCCAAAGATCCCTACACCAAAGGCCACAGCGATCGGGTCTTCTATTATTGTTCTCTGATGGCCGACGTGCTGGGTCTCTCCGACGAGGCTCGTCATGATCTGAGATTTGCCAGCGTCCTCCATGACCTCGGCAAGATCGGCGTGCCGGATCAGATCCTGAACAAACCCGGTCCGTTGTTGCCTGATGAACACCGGATCATGGCATCCCACATTTTTCTGACCGATAATATCCTCAAATCACTGCCGTTTCTGACTCAGATTCGGCGGATCGTCCGCGAACACCACGAGCGCTTCAACGGCAGTGGCTATCCCAACGGCCTACGGGGCACCCAAATCAGTCTGGAAGGCCGAATTCTTGCCGTGGCAGACGCTTTCGATGCCATGCGTTCGCATCGTGCATACCGGAAGGCCATGAGCACGTCTGAGGCGGCGCAGGAACTCCGCTCGGGGTCAGGCACCCAATTCTGTCCGTTGTGTGTCGGGGCGTTCATCCTGTCATTGGAAAACCGCGGCGATTTCCCGGCTGAAGGTCAGGCCAACGAGGATGAGGCTCCGACTTCGGAGGAGTACTTGGTACTTAGAAATGCATCTGACCCTGTCCACATCAATACCCTATTTGGCTGA
- a CDS encoding ATP-binding cassette domain-containing protein encodes MSNVAVSVRGLSKDYHDSGGQIVRASMDVCFDAQAGEVFGVLGTNGAGKTTTLRILSTVLKPTGGDALIAGHSVRSEPDRVRSAIGFLSSDTGVYGRLTAGEMIEYFGRLHGLSEPTIAARLSQISEQLDMGDFLTRRCDKLSSGQKQRVSIARTIVHDPPVLIFDEPTSGLDILASAQIVRFIHDSRRRGRCVIFSTHVMREAEKLCDRLIILHRGRVCASGTPDELRRQTDQADLEDVFLRAIGELQS; translated from the coding sequence ATGAGTAATGTGGCGGTCTCGGTACGAGGTCTATCGAAAGACTATCACGATTCGGGTGGACAGATCGTACGCGCGAGCATGGACGTGTGTTTCGATGCCCAGGCGGGCGAGGTCTTTGGAGTTCTGGGCACCAATGGAGCGGGCAAAACAACCACGCTCCGCATCCTTTCCACGGTACTGAAACCGACGGGCGGTGATGCATTGATCGCCGGCCACAGCGTGCGGAGCGAACCGGACCGTGTTCGTTCCGCCATCGGATTCCTGTCGTCGGATACGGGAGTCTATGGTCGCCTCACGGCCGGCGAGATGATCGAGTATTTCGGACGCTTGCACGGGCTTTCGGAACCGACCATTGCCGCCCGCCTTTCGCAGATTTCCGAGCAGCTCGATATGGGGGATTTTCTCACCCGTCGCTGTGACAAACTTTCCAGCGGTCAGAAACAGCGGGTCAGCATCGCGCGAACGATTGTGCATGACCCGCCGGTGTTGATCTTCGACGAGCCTACGTCAGGTTTGGACATCCTGGCCTCGGCGCAGATCGTGCGATTCATTCACGACTCGCGCAGACGCGGCCGGTGCGTTATTTTCTCGACTCACGTGATGCGCGAGGCCGAGAAGCTCTGTGACCGCCTTATCATTCTCCATCGCGGACGAGTATGTGCTTCGGGTACGCCCGATGAACTGCGCCGGCAAACCGACCAAGCGGATCTGGAGGATGTCTTTCTGCGCGCAATTGGCGAGTTGCAGTCGTAG